From Candidatus Desulfatibia profunda, one genomic window encodes:
- a CDS encoding AAA family ATPase, with amino-acid sequence MDDGISKQKQERIEEKIAQLRAGQESKAVQGIIEFNKTPSELKNEMDRFVIGQDKGKKIMSTAIAFHYRRLGQALKKGMVDSHGDIDLALRNTRTPKANIMIVGPTGCGKTYTSETASNLVGVPFVHEDMTTFSEVGYVGQNASDILVDLLLAAGGNPNVAQMGMVYFDEVDKIATEITAYKDVSGRGVQKGLLHMVDGSENTVHIGKERILLSTKHVLFIAGGAFENLETFVKKRMGRQGLEGNWRSFLIADDLVAFGMERQLIGRFPVRVVYDQLTTQDLKDIMIRSEGSALLAYTNDLKAWGIDLEFTDDALNEVARRAEQEGTGARGLISVLHRILLEDMYCLPGTYTGKFAVDQHYVKERLG; translated from the coding sequence ATGGACGATGGCATATCAAAGCAGAAGCAGGAACGCATAGAAGAGAAAATCGCCCAATTGAGAGCCGGTCAGGAATCTAAAGCTGTGCAGGGCATAATTGAGTTTAACAAAACCCCCTCGGAGCTCAAGAACGAGATGGACAGGTTTGTGATCGGGCAGGATAAAGGGAAAAAAATCATGTCCACCGCCATTGCCTTTCACTACCGGAGACTGGGCCAGGCGCTAAAAAAGGGGATGGTTGACAGCCACGGCGACATTGACCTTGCGTTGCGTAACACAAGAACTCCCAAGGCCAACATTATGATCGTCGGCCCCACCGGCTGCGGCAAGACTTACACCAGCGAAACCGCGTCAAATTTAGTGGGTGTGCCCTTTGTGCATGAAGACATGACCACGTTCAGTGAAGTCGGCTATGTTGGACAAAATGCCAGCGATATCTTAGTTGACCTGCTTTTGGCAGCCGGCGGCAATCCGAATGTGGCCCAGATGGGCATGGTCTATTTTGACGAGGTGGACAAGATTGCTACAGAAATCACCGCCTATAAAGATGTTTCCGGCCGGGGTGTGCAAAAAGGGCTATTGCACATGGTCGACGGTTCGGAAAACACCGTTCACATCGGTAAGGAACGAATCTTGCTGTCGACAAAGCATGTGCTATTCATCGCTGGAGGGGCGTTTGAGAACCTCGAAACCTTTGTTAAAAAACGTATGGGCAGGCAGGGGCTCGAAGGCAATTGGCGCAGCTTCTTGATCGCAGACGATCTGGTGGCCTTTGGCATGGAAAGACAGCTTATCGGGCGTTTCCCTGTAAGAGTTGTCTATGATCAACTGACGACCCAGGACTTAAAAGACATCATGATCAGAAGTGAAGGCAGTGCCCTGCTGGCGTATACGAACGATCTTAAGGCTTGGGGCATTGACCTGGAATTCACGGATGATGCTTTAAATGAAGTTGCCCGCCGGGCCGAACAGGAAGGAACCGGAGCCCGGGGTTTGATCAGCGTTCTTCACCGGATCCTGCTGGAAGACATGTATTGCCTGCCCGGCACCTACACCGGAAAATTCGCGGTGGATCAACATTATGTGAAAGAAAGACTGGGATGA
- a CDS encoding ThiF family adenylyltransferase, with amino-acid sequence MRAERLDRQLRIEGWNQKALENAKVGVVGDDDLLASLYIMSASALGLNNIVVLAPELNTILVETANKLNPRFTLTHVEGYYTQPVIDELFKGCDLIVDLSHYGLANKLLLEKGYREKIPIIRGFCYKQQETQGFKIFTYLRGREWKELEQLISPSHFPTSHFDDGVLDTIIAGIVLDETKNLLMAHAVSDELISYKRTKVKAFKSPPNILVVGSGALGIFVGLGLTYSGFWRITFMDPDVVEMTNLNRQVFFFDAIGKSKAETLAGRLNHFFAMDNMALVTYFKMDTDIAPYDIVFDCVDNFESRIVLSEKCVDQGKILISGGTSADAGQVVIYNPAVDSVAPAKLLGLYDIVEKRSPETYRRERAACRYQPEPSVIMTNQIAAGFMVDSYRMLLNGQKPQNIFYDSKHNTRF; translated from the coding sequence ATGCGGGCAGAAAGACTTGACAGACAACTTAGAATCGAGGGCTGGAATCAGAAGGCCCTGGAAAATGCCAAAGTGGGTGTCGTTGGTGATGACGACCTTCTGGCATCGCTTTATATAATGTCGGCATCAGCCCTGGGGCTCAACAACATAGTTGTTCTTGCGCCGGAGCTGAACACCATACTCGTAGAAACAGCGAATAAGCTGAACCCTCGATTCACCCTGACCCACGTGGAGGGATACTACACGCAGCCGGTTATTGACGAGCTATTCAAAGGGTGTGACCTTATTGTAGATTTAAGCCATTATGGGCTGGCGAACAAGCTGCTACTGGAGAAGGGCTATAGAGAAAAGATACCGATTATTAGGGGGTTTTGCTATAAACAGCAAGAGACACAGGGTTTTAAAATATTCACTTATCTGAGAGGTCGTGAATGGAAAGAGCTTGAGCAGCTAATCTCCCCGTCTCATTTTCCGACTAGTCATTTTGATGACGGCGTTCTGGATACGATCATCGCCGGCATTGTTCTGGATGAGACCAAAAATCTTTTGATGGCTCATGCAGTTTCCGATGAACTGATATCCTACAAACGGACAAAAGTGAAGGCATTTAAAAGCCCGCCCAACATACTGGTGGTCGGCTCCGGAGCACTGGGCATTTTCGTAGGACTTGGACTGACCTATTCAGGCTTTTGGCGCATTACATTCATGGACCCCGATGTGGTTGAAATGACTAATCTCAACCGCCAGGTTTTTTTCTTTGATGCCATAGGCAAAAGTAAGGCAGAAACATTAGCTGGAAGATTGAACCATTTTTTCGCCATGGACAACATGGCTTTAGTAACATACTTTAAAATGGACACCGACATTGCGCCTTATGATATTGTTTTCGACTGCGTAGATAATTTCGAATCCAGAATCGTGCTGAGCGAAAAGTGTGTGGATCAAGGTAAAATACTGATAAGCGGCGGAACCAGTGCGGATGCCGGCCAGGTAGTTATCTACAATCCTGCTGTTGATAGTGTTGCTCCGGCAAAGCTATTGGGATTGTACGATATTGTTGAGAAACGCAGCCCTGAAACCTATCGGCGGGAAAGAGCTGCCTGCAGGTATCAGCCGGAGCCTTCCGTGATTATGACAAACCAGATCGCCGCCGGGTTCATGGTGGATTCCTATAGAATGCTCCTAAATGGTCAAAAGCCGCAAAATATTTTCTATGATTCAAAACACAATACGAGATTCTAG
- a CDS encoding peptidylprolyl isomerase: MAQAKSGDSVKVHFTGYLEDGKVFGSTIGEEPFEFTIGEKHMLPGFENAVIGMHRGETKTISLPPQEAYGDYNEKLVSVMQRSGFPPEINLEIGKRLRVRIQDGRYAIVTIKGFTEDSIVLDENDPLAGKTLAFKIELVEINPPLASAQPGPL; encoded by the coding sequence ATGGCTCAGGCTAAATCTGGTGATAGCGTAAAAGTTCATTTTACAGGCTACCTGGAAGATGGGAAAGTCTTTGGTTCCACCATCGGTGAGGAGCCGTTCGAGTTTACAATCGGTGAGAAGCACATGCTGCCGGGTTTTGAAAATGCGGTTATCGGAATGCACAGAGGAGAAACAAAGACAATCTCACTTCCCCCGCAGGAAGCCTATGGTGATTATAATGAAAAGTTAGTGTCTGTGATGCAACGATCCGGCTTTCCCCCGGAAATCAATTTAGAAATTGGCAAAAGGCTGAGAGTTCGCATACAAGATGGAAGATATGCCATAGTTACCATTAAAGGCTTTACCGAAGATAGTATCGTCCTGGATGAAAATGATCCCCTTGCAGGCAAAACACTTGCCTTTAAAATCGAGCTTGTTGAGATTAACCCGCCTCTCGCCTCGGCACAGCCAGGGCCGCTCTAA